From Salvelinus sp. IW2-2015 linkage group LG33, ASM291031v2, whole genome shotgun sequence, one genomic window encodes:
- the LOC111957473 gene encoding ubiquitin-associated protein 2: MMTSVVSNPARGTRDRALPTTTQTTQPQKQIQATAEQIRLAQMIYDKNDADFEDKVKQLIEVTGKTQDECMVALHDCNEDVNRAINFLLESTSDTTSWETVGKKARGPMKEGGPSETKDNREKRDREASRGRGGLNRRGRGTSRSREVRSEENVFEMGPGDRGADRGRRGRGVAGRGSGGRGRGRAAGGNRFSSQGMGLFNPADYNANSGGSRQETWETEGIDDGTGGTWRGTLEDWAAEDWNEDLSETKVFTASANHITPGHNVDLGLLLPKTGGVEAELGGMEPPAAEGLGGQSLVFTNSHHNGTRTATHSYASAAANSYAPASLSSVLGSGFGALSGPKPAPDEVRIPEQLNGPRLAPRPNQQLVTAGNGSVAKESGPPAVEVPSPISASEFKAPRVEHGPVPTSQLKTHAVDLKMQPEPSPVLSKLAQRQQQAQQSSLPQAEPLSLPPSVPTPPGHGHYNARPPPPRDEPSPGVKLALDHQAPMAEPQQRQIKTQRRRVPPPSKIPSSAVEMPGSADVSGLNVQFGALDFGSEPSVTDMGQQAESTREPASTAVPQPQSSLFSKPGPVSEPLGSLPSMPPVSDPSFPSPSLGLPSATPSPSLGLPSAAPPSSNPSASRVDSGTPRSMPSHLGYSQSKDAPSTPLTNGYCGMRTPGPQDSTSLASRTQKPESPPMSSESGPVHHVPSPAPMPSHSAPLPSLNSHVTSTYSSGSALSTSSSLTMTSEENSSLHAFSSSGPSINAAVSSSNGMMHGPGGLGLTGNAALSAAGRTAQPLLTTTSGESRRTLPSHIGKPPPNLAQGVPPLLANQYIMGPGGLLPAYPQIYGYEDLQMLQSRLPMDYYGVPFPGTTATMPGRDGLANNPYSGEATKFGRGDSSSPAPPSSLSQGPSQPPQAQSQGQGQQTQNQAFLNPPLPPGYGYTGLPYYAGMPGVPSAFQYGPTVFVPPASAKQPNMGLGNPSSQYHQQHQPSYGQHTYGTAPGLSGSGSSGGVLKWGLQCTARHRLLISRASTREPPSSACRLPWGAQAPEPGGALVTPQPPSSTSCLPPAAHSQMLHHHLAQDGQGGPGQRNQSSSMQQKSQGNKSSYGSPYWAN; the protein is encoded by the exons atgatgacTTCAGTGGTCAGCAATCCAGCTCGAGGAACTCGAGACAGAGCGCTGCCcaccaccacacaaaccacacagcCACAAAAACAGATACAG GCCACAGCGGAACAGATTCGGCTTGCCCAGATGATCTACGACAAAAATGATGCCGACTTTGAGGATAAGGTCAAACAG CTGATTGAGGTGACTGGGAAGACCCAAGATGAGTGTATGGTGGCCCTCCATGACTGCAACGAGGATGTCAACAGAGCCATCAATTTCCTGCTGGAAAGCACCTCTGACACG ACCTCCTGGGAGACGGTTGGGAAAAAGGCGCGAGGCCCCATGAAGGAGGGAGGACCCTCTGAGACGAAGGACAACCGAGAGAAGAGGGATCGCGAGGCAAGCCGGGGCCGCGGGGGCCTCAACAGGAGGGGCCGTGGAACCAGCCGTAGCCGAGAAG TgcggtcagaggagaatgtgttTGAAATGGGTCCTGGAGATAGAGGGGCAGACCGTGGTCGCAGGGGGAGAGGCGTTGCTGGCAGAG GGTCGGGGGGTCGCGGCAGAGGAAGAGCAGCTGGTGGGAACCGGTTCTCCTCTCAAGGGATGGG ACTCTTCAACCCTGCTGACTACAACGCCAACTCGGGCGGGTCTCGCCAGGAAACCTGGGAAACTGAGGGGATTGACGATGGAACAG GAGGAACATGGCGAGGCACCTTAGAAGACTGGGCTGCGGAAGACTGGAATGAGGAT CTGTCTGAGACCAAAGTGTTCACTGCCTCTGCAAACCACATCACACCTGGACACAA TGTGGACTTAGGCTTGCTGCTGCCCAAGACTGGTGGCGTGGAGGCAGAGCTGGGTGGCATGGAGCCCCCCGCCGCCGAGGGCCTCGGGGGCCAGAGCCTGGTGTTCACCAACTCCCATCACAATGGCACTCGCACCGCCACACACAGCTATGCCAGTGCCGCCGCCAACAGCTACGCCCCCGCCTCCCTG tcCTCAGTCCTGGGCTCTGGTTTTGGGGCTTTGAGTGGGCCCAAGCCGGCCCCGGATGAGGTCAGGATACCAGAGCAGCTCAACGGGCCCCGGCTCGCCCCGCGGCCCAATCAGCAGCTGGTCACAGCGGGCAACGGCAGTGTCGCCAAAGAATCCGGTCCACCTGCAGTTGAAGTCCCCTCGCCCATTTCCGCCAGCGAATTCAAGGCCCCAAGAGTGGAGCATGGCCCAGTTCCAACCTCTCAACTTAAGACACACGCAG tGGATCTGAAgatgcagccagagccgtcccctGTCCTCAGCAAACTGGCCCAGCGGCAGCAGCAGGCCCAGCAGAGCTCTCTGCCCCAGGCAGAGCCTTTGTCTCTTCCCCCCTCGGTCCCCACTCCCCCAGGCCACGGCCACTACAACGCCAGGCCCCCGCCTCCCAGAGACGAGCCTTCCCCCGGGGTCAAGCTGGCTCTCGACCACCAGGCCCCCATGGCTGAACCCCAACAGAGGCAGATCAAGACCCAAAGACGCAGAGTACCACCTCCCTCCAAG ATCCCCTCGTCTGCGGTGGAGATGCCAGGCTCGGCAGACGTGTCTGGTCTCAACGTGCAGTTTGGGGCTCTGGACTTTGGCTCGGAGCCCAGTGTGACTGACATGGGCCAACAGGCTGAGTCTACCAGGGAGCCGGCCTCCACAGCCGTACCTCAACCCCAGAGTAGCTTGTTCTCAAAACCTGGACCTGTCAG TGAGCCCCTGGGCAGCTTGCCGTCCATGCCTCCGGTGTCGGACCCCAGTTTCCCCTCCCCGTCTCTGGGCTTGCCCAGTGCCACGCCTTCCCCCTCCCTGGGTCTCCCCAGCGCCGCTCCGCCCTCCTCCAACCCCTCGGCTAGCAGAGTGGACAGTGGCACTCCGCGGAGCATGCCCTCGCACCTGGGCTACTCCCAGAGCAAAGacgccccctccacccctctcacc AATGGCTATTGTGGCATGAGGACACCGGGCCCACAGGACT CAACGTCATTGGCCTCTCGTACCCAAAAGCCAGAGTCGCCCCCCATGAGCAGTGAAAGTGGCCCCGTCCACCATGTTCCCTCCCCGGCCCCCATGCCCTCCCACTCCGCCCCCCTGCCATCCCTCAACAG TCATGTGACCAGTACATACTCATCAGGATCTGCCCTCTCCACTAGCTCCTCCCTCACG ATGACCAGTGAGGAGAACAGCAGTCTCCACGCCTTCTCCTCCTCGGGCCCTTCGATCAACGCCGCTGTTAGCAGCTCCAATGGCATGATGCACGGCCCCGGAGGGCTTGGTCTGACTGGCAACGCCGCCCTCTCGGCCGCCGGGCGCACCGCCCAACCTCTGCTGACCACCACCTCGGGTGAGTCCAGGAGAACCCTGCCGTCACACATAG GCAAACCCCCCCCTAACCTGGCCCAAGGAGTGCCCCCTCTGTTGGCCAATCAGTACATTATGGGCCCTGGAGGCCTGCTTCCTGCATACCCG CAGATCTATGGCTATGAGGACCTGCAGATGCTTCAGTCTCGTCTGCCTATG GACTACTATGGAGTCCCATTCCCTGGTACAACGGCAACGATGCCTGGCAGAGATGGGCTAGCCAACAATCCATACTCAG GTGAAGCGACCAAATTTGGCAGAGGGGATTCGTCATCCCCGGCTCCCCCCTCCAGCCTTTCACAGGGCCCCTCGCAGCCCCCCCAAGCTCAGAGCCAAGGCCAGGGCCAGCAGACCCAGAACCAGGCCTTCCTCAACCCCCCTCTGCCCCCGGGCTACGGCTACACCGGCCTGCCCTACTACGCCGGCATGCCCGGGGTGCCCAGCGCCTTCCAGTACGGCCCCACCGTCTTTGTGCCTCCGGCCTCGGCCAAGCAGCCCAACATGGGCCTGGGGAACCCCTCCAGCCAGTACCACCAACAGCATCAGCCCAGCTACGGCCAGCACACGTATGGAACAG CTCCAGGTTTGTCCGGCTCGGGCAGCAGTGGAGGTGTGCTGAAATGGGGGCTTCAATGTACAGCAAGACACAG GCTTTTGATAAGCAGGGCTTCCACACGGGAACCCCCCTCTTCAGCCTGCCGTCTGCCCTGGGGGGCACAGGCCCCTGAACCCGGCGGTGCCCTGGTTACGCCCCAGCCCCCTTCCTCCACATCCTGCCTGCCACCAGCAGCCCACTCCCAGATGCTGCACCATCACCTCGCCCAAGATGGACag GGTGGTCCGGGTCAGCGCAACCAGTCCAGCAGCATGCAGCAGAAGAGCCAGGGCAACAAGTCCAGCTATGGCAGCCCTTACTGGGCCAACTGA